A genome region from Glycine max cultivar Williams 82 chromosome 5, Glycine_max_v4.0, whole genome shotgun sequence includes the following:
- the LOC100791308 gene encoding glycosyltransferase BC10 isoform X1, with amino-acid sequence MKRKVVQHKWKKKLFALILVVFCLGSLLFMQTRYHHVAGLVSLQHRFVSEPEVQGPKVAFLFIARNRLPLEMVWDAFFRGGDRKFSIFVHCRPGFLLNKATTRSPYFLNRQVNDSVQVEWGESSMIEAERVLLRHALSDPLNDRFVFLSDSCIPLYNFSYTYDYIMSTSTSFVDSFADTKEGRYNPKMDPVIPVYNWRKGSQWAVLTRKHAKVVVEDETVFPMFQRYCKKKPLPEFWRAHYIPADTSKVHNCIPDEHYVQTLLAQKGLEEEITRRSLTHTSWDISNSREHERRGWHPVTYKYSDATPMLLKFVKEIDNIYYETEYRREWCSSKGKPSTCFLFARKFTRTAALRLLNMSVLGVFN; translated from the exons ATGAAGCGCAAGGTGGTTCAGCACaagtggaagaagaagcttTTTGCTTTGATCTTGGTGGTGTTTTGTTTAGGAAGCTTGTTGTTTATGCAGACACGTTACCATCATGTTGCGGGGTTGGTTTCATTGCAACACCGTTTTGTTTCTGAGCCCGAGGTTCAAGGGCCCAAGGTTGCGTTTCTCTTCATTGCACGGAACAGGCTCCCTTTGGAAATGGTTTGGGATGCTTTCTTTAGG GGAGGCGATCGCAAATTCTCAATTTTTGTACACTGCAGGCCTGGGTTTCTTCTCAACAAGGCAACGACTAGATCACCATATTTTTTGAATCGTCAAGTTAATGATAGCGTACAG GTTGAATGGGGAGAATCAAGCATGATAGAGGCTGAACGTGTTTTACTTAGACATGCACTTAGTGATCCTTTAAATGACCGCTTTGTTTTTCTCTCAGATAG CTGTATACCTTTATACAACTTCAGCTATACATATGACTACATCATGTCAACATCAACAAGTTTTGTCGACAG CTTTGCTGACACGAAAGAAGGCCGTTACAATCCAAAAATGGATCCTGTTATTCCTGTCTATAATTGGAGGAAAGGATCTCAG TGGGCTGTTCTGACCAGAAAGCATGCCAAGGTTGTAGTGGAGGATGAAACTGTCTTTCCAATGTTTCAAAGATACTGCAAG AAAAAGCCACTACCAGAATTTTGGAGGGCTCATTACATT CCTGCTGACACATCTAAGGTGCATAACTGTATACCAGATGAACACTATGTCCAGACATTACTGGCT CAAAAGGGCCTTGAAGAAGAAATCACACGAAGATCGTTGACACATACTTCCTGGGATATTTCCAACTCCAGGGAACATGAGCGCCGGGGATGGCATCCAGTGACTTACAAGTACTCAGATGCTACACCTATGCTTCTAAAATTTGTCAAG GAAATAGATAATATTTATTACGAAACGGAATACCGAAGAGAATGGTGCAGCAGCAAGGGTAAACCATCGACTTGCTTCCTTTTTGCCAGAAAATTTACTCGGACTGCTGCTTTAAGGCTTCTTAATATG TCTGTTCTGGGAGTGTTCAATTAA
- the LOC100790257 gene encoding protein MAIN-LIKE 1-like isoform X1, protein MLSKIDRTKKKKHKENMLHVLAGASARLTQLETRTHHLENSVENLKVSVGNNHGSTDGKLRQLANILGEAEDVSSRDLKPMQLTDEAFPGGPEDVSSQDLKPMQLTDEAFPGGPQDLSLLRSFRNHVATRLWIGEDRHELKVVNHGRKVTDFRLENEHVKAIVEMSGLAPLLEACYRIVDKGLLSAFAERWHKDTSSFHLPVGEMTITLDDVSSLLHLPISGDLCSFPSFGADEACLYLVELLGATKEEAVRETKFTRGAHVRFRWLQDLYEANIEDGHFDYAARAFLLHLVGCTIFADKSATYADVALLELFRDLKTCGKYAWGASALAYMYDQLNDASMHHTKQMAGYMTLLQAWIFEHFPAIGSRQLTIGYKERAPRACRWTPIRGAGDVFTIRTALDMLQTKDILWMPYTVHREHRPFHDISLFSGYIRCGSSAFPLRAHTGHSCSVSVCMCTLFYANP, encoded by the exons ATGTTGTCTAAGATTGATCGTACCAAGAAGAAGAAACATAAGGAAAATATGCTTCATGTTCTGGCAGGTGCTAGTGCACGGTTAACACAACTAGAAACCAGAACCCACCATCTTGAAAATTCTGTGGAGAATTTGAAGGTATCGGTTGGAAATAATCATGGTAGCACTGATGGAAAATTGAGGCAGCTGGCGAATATTCTTGGAGAG GCTGAAGATGTCTCTTCACGGGATCTGAAACCAATGCAACTTACTGATGAGGCATTTCCAGGTGGTCCTGAAGATGTCTCTTCACAAGATCTGAAGCCAATGCAACTTACTGATGAAGCGTTTCCAGGTGGTCCTCAAGACTTGTCCTTGCTTAGATCCTTTAGGAACCATGTTGCCACACGCCTATGGATAGGAGAGGACCGTCACGAGTTGAAGGTGGTTAATCATGGGCGAAAAGTCACGGACTTCCGTTTGGAGAATGAGCATGTGAAGGCCATAGTGGAGATGTCTGGGCTGGCGCCCCTTCTAGAGGCATGCTACCGCATAGTGGACAAGGGTCTCTTGTCTGCTTTTGCTGAGCGATGGCACAAGGACACCAGTTCCTTTCATCTCCCAGTTGGGGAGATGACCATCACTCTAGATGATGTGTCATCTCTCTTACATTTACCGATCTCTGGGGATTTGTGTTCATTTCCATCCTTTGGTGCAGATGAGGCTTGTTTATACTTGGTGGAGCTACTTGGGGCCACCAAGGAAGAGGCAGTCAGAGAGACGAAATTCACTCGAGGAGCACATGTGCGATTCAGGTGGTTGCAGGATTTGTATGAGGCAAACATCGAAGATGGACACTTCGACTATGCAGCGAGGGCTTTTTTGTTGCATTTGGTGGGTTGCACCATCTTTGCTGACAAGAGTGCCACATATGCTGATGTGGCATTGTTAGAGCTTTTTCGTGACCTTAAGACATGTGGCAAGTATGCGTGGGGTGCCTCTGCCTTGGCATACATGTATGATCAACTCAATGATGCTAGTATGCATCATACAAAGCAGATGGCAGGTTATATGACTCTTTTACAG GCATGGATTTTTGAGCATTTTCCGGCCATTGGCTCTCGCCAATTGACAATTGGATATAAAGAGCGTGCACCCCGTGCCTGTCGGTGGACACCTATAAGGGGTGCAGGTGACGTGTTCACAATTCGAACTGCGCTGGATATGTTGCAAACGAAGGATATCTTGTGGATGCCATACACGGTTCATAGAGAGCATAGGCCTTTTCATGACATCTCACTCTTCTCAGGATACATTAGATGTGGTTCCTCAGCATTTCCTCTGAGAGCCCATACTGGTCATTCTTGTTCGGtaagtgtgtgtatgtgtacACTCTTTTATGCTAATCCTTAA
- the LOC100791308 gene encoding glycosyltransferase BC10 isoform X2, giving the protein MKRKVVQHKWKKKLFALILVVFCLGSLLFMQTRYHHVAGLVSLQHRFVSEPEVQGPKVAFLFIARNRLPLEMVWDAFFRGGDRKFSIFVHCRPGFLLNKATTRSPYFLNRQVNDSVQVEWGESSMIEAERVLLRHALSDPLNDRFVFLSDSCIPLYNFSYTYDYIMSTSTSFVDSFADTKEGRYNPKMDPVIPVYNWRKGSQWAVLTRKHAKVVVEDETVFPMFQRYCKKKPLPEFWRAHYIPADTSKVHNCIPDEHYVQTLLAQKGLEEEITRRSLTHTSWDISNSREHERRGWHPVTYKYSDATPMLLKFVKIIFITKRNTEENGAAARVNHRLASFLPENLLGLLL; this is encoded by the exons ATGAAGCGCAAGGTGGTTCAGCACaagtggaagaagaagcttTTTGCTTTGATCTTGGTGGTGTTTTGTTTAGGAAGCTTGTTGTTTATGCAGACACGTTACCATCATGTTGCGGGGTTGGTTTCATTGCAACACCGTTTTGTTTCTGAGCCCGAGGTTCAAGGGCCCAAGGTTGCGTTTCTCTTCATTGCACGGAACAGGCTCCCTTTGGAAATGGTTTGGGATGCTTTCTTTAGG GGAGGCGATCGCAAATTCTCAATTTTTGTACACTGCAGGCCTGGGTTTCTTCTCAACAAGGCAACGACTAGATCACCATATTTTTTGAATCGTCAAGTTAATGATAGCGTACAG GTTGAATGGGGAGAATCAAGCATGATAGAGGCTGAACGTGTTTTACTTAGACATGCACTTAGTGATCCTTTAAATGACCGCTTTGTTTTTCTCTCAGATAG CTGTATACCTTTATACAACTTCAGCTATACATATGACTACATCATGTCAACATCAACAAGTTTTGTCGACAG CTTTGCTGACACGAAAGAAGGCCGTTACAATCCAAAAATGGATCCTGTTATTCCTGTCTATAATTGGAGGAAAGGATCTCAG TGGGCTGTTCTGACCAGAAAGCATGCCAAGGTTGTAGTGGAGGATGAAACTGTCTTTCCAATGTTTCAAAGATACTGCAAG AAAAAGCCACTACCAGAATTTTGGAGGGCTCATTACATT CCTGCTGACACATCTAAGGTGCATAACTGTATACCAGATGAACACTATGTCCAGACATTACTGGCT CAAAAGGGCCTTGAAGAAGAAATCACACGAAGATCGTTGACACATACTTCCTGGGATATTTCCAACTCCAGGGAACATGAGCGCCGGGGATGGCATCCAGTGACTTACAAGTACTCAGATGCTACACCTATGCTTCTAAAATTTGTCAAG ATAATATTTATTACGAAACGGAATACCGAAGAGAATGGTGCAGCAGCAAGGGTAAACCATCGACTTGCTTCCTTTTTGCCAGAAAATTTACTCGGACTGCTGCTTTAA
- the LOC100790775 gene encoding galactinol--sucrose galactosyltransferase: MGPSSKKASPKSGVTKHMKGFSLCNSTLKVNGQVILSQVPKNVTLTPCTYDTHTTGCFLGFHATSPKSRHVAPLGQLKNISFTSIFRFKVWWTTLWTGSNGRDLETETQFLMLQSHPYVLFLPILQPPFRASLQPHSDDNVAVCVESGSSHVTASSFDTVVYLHAGDNPFTLVKEAMRVVRAHLGSFKLLEEKTVPGMVDKFGWCTWDAFYLTVHPEGVREGVKGLVDGGCPPGFVLIDDGWQCISHDSDPEKEGMNQTVAGEQMPCRLISYEENYKFRSYKEGKGLKGFVRELKEEFGSVEYVYVWHALCGYWGGVRPGVAGMAEAAVEKPKLTEGLKGTMEDLAVDKIVNNGVGVVPPELVGEMYERLHAHLESAGIDGVKVDVIHLLEMVCEKYGGRVDMAKAYYKALTASVRKHFKGNGVIASMEHCNDFMLLGTEAISLGRVGDDFWCTDPYGDPNGTFWLQGCHMVHCAYNSLWMGNFIHPDWDMFQSTHPCAAFHAASRAISGGPIYISDTVGNHNFELLKTLALPDGSILRCEHYALPTRDCLFADPLHDGKTMLKIWNLNKYTGVLGVFNCQGGGWFREIRSNKCAAEFSHRVSTKTNIKDIEWDSGKNPISIEGVQLFASYFSQAKKLILSAPSDDSEEISLEPFNFELITVSPVTVLPGKSVKFAPIGLVNMLNTGGAVQSLAFDEGQNLVEVGLRGTGEMRVYASEKPRTCRIDGKEVDFEYEGSMVNIQVPWPGSSKLSTVQYVF, translated from the exons ATGGGTCCAAGCTCGAAGAAAGCTTCACCTAAATCAGGTGTGACAAAGCACATGAAGGGCTTCAGCCTCTGCAACTCAACCCTAAAAGTAAATGGGCAAGTCATCCTCTCCCAAGTCCCCAAGAACGTAACCCTCACCCCATGCACCTACGACACTCACACCACCGGATGCTTCCTCGGTTTCCACGCCACCTCCCCAAAATCCCGCCACGTGGCACCCTTAGGACAGCTTAAAAACATAAGCTTCACTTCCATCTTCCGGTTCAAGGTTTGGTGGACCACTCTCTGGACCGGCTCCAACGGCCGCGACCTGGAAACCGAAACCCAATTCCTCATGCTCCAATCCCACCCTTATGTTCTCTTCCTACCCATCCTCCAACCCCCATTTCGCGCCTCGCTGCAGCCTCACTCAGACGACAACGTTGCGGTGTGTGTGGAGAGCGGCTCCAGCCACGTAACAGCCTCATCATTCGACACTGTCGTCTACTTGCACGCAGGGGACAACCCCTTCACGCTGGTCAAGGAAGCCATGCGCGTCGTCCGGGCCCACTTGGGGAGCTTCAAGCTTCTGGAAGAGAAAACCGTTCCGGGAATGGTGGACAAGTTCGGTTGGTGCACGTGGGACGCCTTTTACCTGACGGTGCACCCTGAGGGCGTCAGAGAGGGCGTGAAGGGCCTGGTTGACGGCGGTTGTCCTCCGGGATTCGTCCTGATCGACGACGGCTGGCAGTGCATCAGCCACGATTCCGATCCGGAGAAGGAGGGGATGAATCAGACGGTGGCCGGGGAGCAAATGCCCTGCAG GTTGATTAGTTACGAGGAGAATTACAAGTTTAGGAGCTATAAGGAAGGGAAGGGGTTGAAGGGGTTTGTGAGAGAATTGAAGGAGGAGTTTGGGTCGGTGGAGTACGTGTACGTGTGGCACGCGCTGTGCGGGTATTGGGGAGGGGTGAGGCCGGGGGTGGCGGGGATGGCGGAGGCGGCGGTGGAGAAGCCAAAGCTGACGGAGGGGTTGAAGGGAACGATGGAGGATCTGGCGGTGGACAAGATTGTGAATAATGGGGTCGGGGTGGTGCCGCCGGAGCTGGTGGGGGAAATGTACGAGCGCCTTCACGCGCACTTGGAGAGTGCGGGTATTGATGGGGTCAAAGTTGATGTCATCCAC TTGCTAGAAATGGTGTGTGAGAAATATGGAGGGCGAGTGGATATGGCGAAAGCATATTACAAAGCTCTCACTGCTTCCGTGAGAAAACATTTTAAGGGCAACGGCGTCATTGCCAGCATGGAGCATTGCAACGATTTCATGTTGCTGGGAACTGAAGCAATATCCCTTGGTCGTGTTG GGGATGATTTCTGGTGCACTGACCCTTATGGTGATCCAAATGGTACATTTTGGCTACAAGGGTGTCACATGGTGCATTGTGCATACAACAGCTTGTGGATGGGCAATTTCATCCACCCAGATTGGGACATGTTCCAATCTACTCATCCTTGTGCTGCCTTCCATGCTGCCTCAAGAGCCATATCTGGTGGCCCCATTTACATCAGTGACACAGTTGGGAACCACAACTTTGAGCTGCTTAAGACCTTGGCCTTGCCAGATGGGTCCATCCTCAGATGTGAGCACTATGCACTCCCAACCAGGGACTGTCTCTTTGCTGACCCTCTCCATGATGGCAAAACAATGCTCAAGATATGGAACCTCAACAAG TACACTGGAGTTCTTGGGGTGTTTAACTGCCAGGGAGGAGGTTGGTTCCGTGAGATTAGGTCCAACAAATGTGCTGCTGAGTTTTCTCATAGGGTATCAACCAAGACCAATATCAAAGACATTGAATGGGATAGTGGAAAGAATCCAATTTCCATTGAAGGGGTGCAACTTTTCGCTTCGTATTTCAGCCAAGCCAAGAAACTCATCCTCTCAGCACCATCTGATGACAGTGAAGAGATTTCCTTGGAgccattcaatttcgagcttatAACAGTTTCCCCTGTGACTGTCTTGCCTGGCAAGTCAGTGAAGTTTGCTCCTATTGGTTTGGTGAATATGCTAAACACTGGTGGAGCAGTCCAGTCTTTAGCTTTTGATGAGGGTCAGAATTTGGTTGAAGTTGGTTTAAGAGGCACTGGGGAGATGAGAGTCTATGCCTCAGAGAAACCAAGAACTTGTAGAATTGATGGCAAAGAAGTTGATTTTGAATATGAAGGGTCTATGGTCAACATTCAAGTACCATGGCCTGGTTCTTCAAAATTGTCCACTGTTCAGTATGTATTTTAA
- the LOC100790257 gene encoding protein MAIN-LIKE 1-like isoform X2 — translation MQLTDEAFPGGPEDVSSQDLKPMQLTDEAFPGGPQDLSLLRSFRNHVATRLWIGEDRHELKVVNHGRKVTDFRLENEHVKAIVEMSGLAPLLEACYRIVDKGLLSAFAERWHKDTSSFHLPVGEMTITLDDVSSLLHLPISGDLCSFPSFGADEACLYLVELLGATKEEAVRETKFTRGAHVRFRWLQDLYEANIEDGHFDYAARAFLLHLVGCTIFADKSATYADVALLELFRDLKTCGKYAWGASALAYMYDQLNDASMHHTKQMAGYMTLLQAWIFEHFPAIGSRQLTIGYKERAPRACRWTPIRGAGDVFTIRTALDMLQTKDILWMPYTVHREHRPFHDISLFSGYIRCGSSAFPLRAHTGHSCSVSVCMCTLFYANP, via the exons ATGCAACTTACTGATGAGGCATTTCCAGGTGGTCCTGAAGATGTCTCTTCACAAGATCTGAAGCCAATGCAACTTACTGATGAAGCGTTTCCAGGTGGTCCTCAAGACTTGTCCTTGCTTAGATCCTTTAGGAACCATGTTGCCACACGCCTATGGATAGGAGAGGACCGTCACGAGTTGAAGGTGGTTAATCATGGGCGAAAAGTCACGGACTTCCGTTTGGAGAATGAGCATGTGAAGGCCATAGTGGAGATGTCTGGGCTGGCGCCCCTTCTAGAGGCATGCTACCGCATAGTGGACAAGGGTCTCTTGTCTGCTTTTGCTGAGCGATGGCACAAGGACACCAGTTCCTTTCATCTCCCAGTTGGGGAGATGACCATCACTCTAGATGATGTGTCATCTCTCTTACATTTACCGATCTCTGGGGATTTGTGTTCATTTCCATCCTTTGGTGCAGATGAGGCTTGTTTATACTTGGTGGAGCTACTTGGGGCCACCAAGGAAGAGGCAGTCAGAGAGACGAAATTCACTCGAGGAGCACATGTGCGATTCAGGTGGTTGCAGGATTTGTATGAGGCAAACATCGAAGATGGACACTTCGACTATGCAGCGAGGGCTTTTTTGTTGCATTTGGTGGGTTGCACCATCTTTGCTGACAAGAGTGCCACATATGCTGATGTGGCATTGTTAGAGCTTTTTCGTGACCTTAAGACATGTGGCAAGTATGCGTGGGGTGCCTCTGCCTTGGCATACATGTATGATCAACTCAATGATGCTAGTATGCATCATACAAAGCAGATGGCAGGTTATATGACTCTTTTACAG GCATGGATTTTTGAGCATTTTCCGGCCATTGGCTCTCGCCAATTGACAATTGGATATAAAGAGCGTGCACCCCGTGCCTGTCGGTGGACACCTATAAGGGGTGCAGGTGACGTGTTCACAATTCGAACTGCGCTGGATATGTTGCAAACGAAGGATATCTTGTGGATGCCATACACGGTTCATAGAGAGCATAGGCCTTTTCATGACATCTCACTCTTCTCAGGATACATTAGATGTGGTTCCTCAGCATTTCCTCTGAGAGCCCATACTGGTCATTCTTGTTCGGtaagtgtgtgtatgtgtacACTCTTTTATGCTAATCCTTAA
- the LOC100791836 gene encoding glycosylphosphatidylinositol anchor attachment 1 protein: MGASENNSAKPRVRPIVRLGIFLISHSNIVSVVCFIAGVVALLLLPILAKNTYISENALMPGSANNMLSTHHVSDANKFIKDLTDLEFRSGASPIESQKLIAHYMSALDAEVTFHKFYPQFNQFHPLHFFTSPNSGIISENATCSSFGINTVGIIRAPRGDGKEAIVLVTPYNPNKVGLGEALSLGIAYSVFSLLSRVTWLAKDIVWLVADSQYGEYSGVAAWLREYHAPAFRRVDIVNSETCNESSTFNQLGQGLYWDGKLYGGFRRAGTMAAALVIKVAEQGNQYEDSLNIYAEASNGQMPNLDLINIVNYLAVHKQGLRIKVNKMWSLLGSRWLNTLGVIFESLGKFARSLNPQWKFGIPATEYVEGAATLASSLYYQGLGVPTGPHGAFRDYQVDAITLEISPKVSLTKMIRRNEFILHSGRLIEGVIRSINNLLEKFHQSFFLYLLTSPSKFVSVGVYMIPFALLVAPLPIVAAYLHANASDSTPQTTSALEVDTSQKSWKWLNSARKVLVIHLWGAVVSLLPFFLCRVPNTTPMTNFVLWGLLSAFSLLILYFILGSPIFEAAASLHEKNKWASLKSVTISTAFIGLSLMSVINFATAEIGALLIVPICLMARPLKLDIQARSWSTLLRASCNIALGFIVFPPVAFVLLKGAFEDFYGMNFGDYWNWVESLWVWNSATYLYVGVIHLPCWALCIHILFHPC; encoded by the exons ATGGGTGCCAGCGAGAACAATAGTGCAAAACCAAGAGTACGCCCAATTGTACGCTTAGGGATCTTTCTCATCTCTCACAGCAACATTGTCAG TGTGGTTTGTTTCATCGCAGGGGTGGTGGCTCTTCTCCTTCTCCCTATCCTTGCCAAGAACACCTACATTTCCGAGAATGCCCTCATGCCAG GTTCTGCAAACAACATGCTCTCTACTCACCATGTCTCAGATGCAAATAAATTCATCAAGGACTTAACTGATTTGGAGTTCAGATCTGGGGCCTCACCAAT TGAGAGTCAAAAACTTATTGCACATTATATGTCAGCCTTGGATGCTGAAGTTACTTTTCACAAGTTTTACCCTCAATTCAATCAGTTCCATCCACTGCACTTCTTTACCAGTCCCAATTCAGGTATAATCTCAGAAAATGCAACTTGTTCTTCGTTTGGAATCAACACTGTTGGAATCATCAGGGCACCGCGCGGGGATGGCAAGGAAGCTATTGTCTTGGTAACGCCTTACAATCCAAATAAAGTTGGTCTGGGTGAGGCTTTGTCCTTGGGCATTGCTTACTCAGTGTTCTCACTGCTTTCGCGTGTTACTTGGCTGGCAAAAGATATCGTATGGCTTGTGGCTGATTCACAATATGGAGAATATTCTGGAGTGGCTGCATGGCTAAGAGAATATCATGCCCCTGCTTTCCGAAGGGTTGACATTGTTAATAGTGAAACATGTAATGAGAGCAGCACTTTTAATCAACTTGGACAGGGTCTTTATTGGGATGGAAAGTTATATGGTGGTTTTAGACGTGCAGGAACTATGGCTGCAGCTCTTGTAATTAAAGTTGCAGAGCAAGGTAACCAGTATGAAGACAGTCTTAATATTTATGCGGAGGCATCCAACGGCCAAATGCCAAACCTCGACCTTATCAATATTGTAAATTATCTGGCAGTACATAAACAAGGGTTGCGGATAAAAGTGAACAAGATGTGGTCTCTGCTTGGATCCAGGTGGCTCAATACTTTGGGTGTTATTTTTGAATCCTTGGGAAAATTTGCTAGAAGCTTAAATCCTCAGTGGAAGTTTGGTATTCCTGCTACTGAGTATGTTGAGGGTGCTGCTACACTGGCAAGTTCATTGTATTACCAG GGCTTAGGTGTTCCCACTGGTCCTCATGGTGCCTTCCGAGATTATCAAGTTGATGCAATCACACTGGAAATTTCACCAAAAGTTTCTCTTACTAAAATGATCAGGCGTAATGAATTCATTCTCCATAGTGGAAG GTTAATTGAAGGAGTCATACGCTCAATAAACAACCTTCTTGAGAAGTTTCATCAGTCGTTTTTTTTGTACCTCTTGACATCCCCTAGTAAGTTTGTGTCGGTTGGTGTTTACATGATTCCATTTGCATTACTTGTTGCACCACTTCCAATAGTTGCGGCATATCTCCATGCCAATGCTAGTGATTCCACTCCCCAAACCACATCTGCCTTAGAAGTTGATACCAGCCAAAAATCTTGGAAATGGTTGAATTCAGCTAGGAAGGTTTTGGTCATTCATTTATGGGGTGCTGTCGTCTCCTTACTCCCATTTTTCCTATGTCGAGTACCCAACACCACACCAATGACGAACTTTGTATTGTGGGGTTTGCTATCAGCTTTTAGCTTGTTAATTTTGTACTTTATATTGGGTTCACCAATTTTTGAAGCTGCTGCATCTCTACATGAGAAAAACAAGTGGGCTAGCTTAAAGTCTGTAACTATATCAACTGCATTCATCGGTTTGTCTCTCATGTCTGTCATTAACTTTGCTACAGCAGAGATTGGGGCTTTACTTATTGTCCCGATTTGTCTGATGGCTAGACCATTGAAACTTGATATTCAAGCTAGGAGCTGGAGTACCTTACTAAGGGCCTCTTGCAATATTGCTTTAGGTTTTATTGTGTTTCCTCCAGTTGCATTTGTTTTACTGAAAGGTGCATTTGAAGATTTTTATGGTATGAATTTTGGTGACTATTGGAACTGGGTGGAATCCCTTTGGGTTTGGAATAGTGCTACTTACCTCTATGTAGGTGTTATTCACCTACCATGCTGGGCACTGTGTATTcacattttatttcatccatgTTGA